In Nicotiana tabacum cultivar K326 chromosome 11, ASM71507v2, whole genome shotgun sequence, a single window of DNA contains:
- the LOC107812361 gene encoding uncharacterized protein LOC107812361 produces the protein MAFFDRKMLVVAILKPNPLKNPPFFSEKNTMCLSCPPDDCPDECDGFVPSDGPYFPPPPPPYVTNDKYHMPFYFILMLCVLGAVFVFICYMFALKRYRSNSRTRRNNLQQLNENREDFIDENLGPMVDHPIWYIRTIGLSQEIIDSITVFKYKKDESLIEGSDCSVCLTEFEEDESLRLLPKCSHAFHIPCIDTWLRSHKNCPLCRAPIVSDMDNVPQMSNVVEVVSIMNIGGDSGPNEVDQVENLRQSDQLENLESSEEGNHENLDNEEGRTMDVSMKILRVVDERKKGVRVFSDLSEHRVKVNDDIQPARRSVSMDSSAAKMIHLEMNLEKIEGCSSSNDQLAERNKGNLDIMSKRGSKNSSLYKVMKSSSFGRSLQKVPINMKRSFSTNGKCSLPTTSRIQDLRQTM, from the coding sequence ATGGCTTTTTTTGATAGAAAGATGTTAGTAGTTGCTATATTAAAACCAAATCCATTAAAAAATCCTCCATTTTTTTCAGAAAAAAATACTATGTGTTTGAGTTGTCCACCAGATGATTGTCCTGATGAATGTGATGGATTTGTTCCTAGTGATGGTCCTTATTTTCCCCCTCCTCCTCCACCTTATGTAACAAATGATAAATATCACatgcctttttattttattttaatgctTTGTGTTCTTGGGGCTGTTTTTGTGTTTATTTGTTATATGTTTGCACTTAAGAGGTATAGGTCAAATTCTAGGACAAGGAGAAATAATCTTCAACAATTGAATGAAAATAGagaggattttattgatgagaaTCTTGGACCAATGGTTGATCATCCAATTTGGTATATACGTACAATTGGACTATCACAAGAAATAATTGATTCAATTACAGTGTTTAAGTACAAAAAAGATGAATCTTTGATTGAAGGAAGTGATTGCTCTGTTTGTTTGACTGAATTTGAGGAAGATGAGAGTCTTAGATTGTTGCCAAAATGTAGCCATGCTTTTCATATTCCTTGTATTGATACTTGGCTAAGATCACACAAGAATTGCCCGTTATGTCGCGCTCCTATAGTTTCTGATATGGATAATGTACCTCAAATGAGTAATGTTGTGGAAGTTGTATCGATCATGAATATTGGTGGTGACTCTGGTCCGAATGAAGTCGATCAAGTTGAGAATTTAAGGCAAAGTGATCAACTCGAGAATCTTGAATCGAGTGAAGAAGGAAATCATGAAAATCTTGATAATGAGGAGGGAAGAACGATGGACGTATCGATGAAAATTCTACGTGTTGTTGATGAAAGGAAGAAAGGGGTTCGTGTTTTTAGCGACTTGTCTGAGCATAGAGTTAAAGTGAATGATGATATTCAGCCAGCACGAAGATCTGTCTCAATGGATTCTTCTGCTGCTAAAATGATTCATCTCGAGATGAATCTTGAAAAAATTGAAGGGTGTTCGAGttcgaatgatcaacttgcagaaAGGAATAAAGGGAATTTAGATATTATGTCAAAGAGAGGAAGCAAAAATTCAAGTTTGTATAAAGTAATGAAGAGTTCTTCCTTTGGGCGTTCACTACAAAAAGTTCCTATTAATATGAAGAGGTCTTTCTCTACTAATGGAAAGTGTTCTTTGCCAACAACTAGCAGGATTCAAGATCTAAGACAAACAATGTAA